TGACGAAGCATGGAGTGATGCTTCTCAGCAGATTACTCCTGAAGTATTGGCAGAGCTTATCAGTAATCTGAAAGTAAGAAGTACTGATCTTGCAGGTTTTGAAGGTGAAATGGGAAGGCACAGAACATTGATTTCTGATCTTGACTTCCAATTGATTGAACTTCTTTCTCAGAGAATGAAGATTTCTGAAAAAATCGGAAAACTTAAAAAGGAAAATGATATTGCGATCTTCCAGCCGGAACGTTGGAAAGTAATTACAGAATACGCAAATCAAAAAGCTAAAGAAACAGGAATGTCTCATGAGTTTATTGAAAAAGTTTTCAAAGCGATTCACGAAGAGTCTATTGAAGTTCAGAATAATATTATGATCGACAAGAAATAGGCATAAGAATTATGATATAGGATAAGAGAATTTGCTCCTGTTCTATTGATTAAGTGCTTAAAAATAATATCAGGGCTTAGGGTATCAGGATCTAGGGGAGAATTAAAATATTTGTTTTACCCTATTTTCTAAACCCTAAGCCCTAATTTCTTATATTTGCATCTAGTATTATCTATGAAAGGAAAAATCATTAAATCTACAGGAAGTTGGTATCAGGTTTTGGAATTGGATACAAACAGAATTTTCGAAGCCAGAATCAGGGGGAAATTTAAATTAATTAAAACTAGGCTTACCAATCCGCTTGCTGTAGGAGATTTTGTTGAGTTTCAACTGGAACAGGATGATATTGCATGGATTACTAAAATAGAACCACGGCATAATTATCTGATCAGAAAATCTGTAAACCTTTCAAAAGAGGCTCATATTATTGCTTCCAATATTGATTTGGCCTGTTTTATTTTTACACTGAAACACCCTGAAACCTCTCTGGGATTTCTGGATAGATTTCTTGCCTGCTGTGAGGCTTATAACATAAAACCGCTGATTCTCTTTAATAAAATCGACGTTCTTCATGAAGAAGAAATTGAAATCGTAAAAGATGTGGAATTTATTTATCAGGAAATAGGGTACAATACACTGGAAATTTCTTCGTATTCTCAATTGAACCTTGATCAGCTTCAGGAGCTTCTTAAAGATAAAACTTCCGTATTCTTCGGCCATTCAGGCTGTGGAAAATCAACATTAGTAAATGCATTGCAACCAGGATTAAACCTGAAAACTTCGGAGATTTCCGATACTCACCTAAAAGGAAAACATACAACAACATTTGCTCAGATGCATTTCTGGCATTTTGGAGGAAATGTTATTGATACTCCTGGTGTTCGTGAATTTGCGATGATCGATATTCAGAAAGAAGAAGTTCAGCATTATTTCCCTGAAATTTTCAAAAAAAGGGAAGAATGCAAATTTCACAATTGCCTCCACGTGAACGAGCCAAAGTGCGCGGTTATTGATGCACTTGAAACTGAAGAAATTCAGCATTCCCGATATGCCACTTACATTAAGCTAATGGACGAAGCAGAAGAAGCTTCTCAGAAATAATCAGAATATCTCATAAATAGGAGTTGTAACAGATTGGCATAGATCAACCTGTCAGTTAGCTGTATGTCACATAAAATGAAATGATGGCACATAATGCTGTTATTTGTGACTTTATGTCATTTCTGTCAGACTCAAAAAGAGATTTAAATTAGCCTTTTTTTTATTTTTTGAAAAATTTGCCGTTTGCGGTTAAAAAAGGTCATGCTTATAAATATGGTTAAACACCGGTTTGAAATAAAAAATGATTTTTTTTTACTTTTTCCATTAATTTTTTTTAGCTTTTGGAATAAGTCCACTTTTTCGGAAGAGTTTTTTTGATATTAACTCTACTTTTTTTGATTTTATTCTATCCTATAATTTCTGAATTTGTAAAGACAATAAAAAAGTTGTTTATGTCATTGACTACTATTGAAGCAATGTCATGAAGATATGATTCTATATGGTTTTTCAGGCTGTAATATCATTAAAGAAGTGGTGTGTTTTTTGCCAATAAAAAACCCAGCCGAAGCTGGGTAAAAACTAATAACCATGAAAACTCAAATTAAACATGAGAATCGAAATAAAATAAACAATTACTGTGCCAAACTTTAGTACATGATTTCTTAATAAAAGTTATTTTTGTGTTAAAAAAAATTAAAATAAAAATCAAAGATATTTTTTGTAATTTTGCGCCATTAAAAAAATATACATTTATGTCTAACATTACATTCACTATGATTAAGCCTGATGCAGTTGCTGACGGACATATCGGTGCAATATTGGGTAAGATTGCTGAAGGAGGTTTTAAAATCAAAGCTTTAAAATTAACTCAGCTTACAGTTGCTGATGCAAAAAAATTCTATGAAGTACACGCTGAAAGACCATTTTATGGTGAATTAGTAGAATTTATGAGCTCTGGTCCTATCGTTGCTGCTGTTCTTGAAAAAGATAATGCAGTGGAGGACTTCAGAACATTAATTGGTTCTACGAACCCTGCTGATGCAGCAGAAGGTACAATCAGAAAAATGTTTGCAAGAAGCATCGGGGAAAATGCAGTTCACGGTTCAGATTCTGACGAGAATGCATTGATCGAAGCTCAGTTCCATTTTTCAGGAAGAGAGATTTTCTAAGCAGATCATCTTACAAAATAAAAATCCGGAGAATCATTTTTCTCCGGATTTTGTTTTTTATATCAAATCTCAGCGCCAGAGCCATTTCTAAAGATTGTTTTCAATAGCGCCTACCTTTTCTCTGTAAAGTTCAAGAGGTTTATTTAGCAAGACGGCAATCACAGTCATATTTTTATCAATCTTTTCTTTCGGAATATCAATATAAATAATACCAGGCCTGTCACTCCAGTAAAGTTTATTGTAGATATCGTGAGACAGTAATGTTCCTTCACCTACAATTCTAATTCTTGAAATTTCGTTTTTTATTCCTTTTACAGCAATGGGCCCAGAAGGAATTCCTTCAACGAAAAGATAGAGCGTCTGTTTATCTTTTGAAAGAGCACTCATTCCTGAATAATGACCTCCAGGTAACCCTTTTTCCGTTTCAAAAATAGCCTCCGCATTTTTACTGATCCAGTTTATTATTTCAGGATTGGTTTTAGCTGTTTTCTTAATCTTTATATCAAGGCCGCCACTGGTAAGTCCGGAAAAACTAAGAAGATTATCTGTATTCTGAAAGCTATTGATTAAATCATATACAGCCAATTTAGTGTTTTTATTTTCCAGAAGCTGATGGAGTGGTATTGCTTCATTTTTAAAATCTGTGAGGAAAATGGATGGAATATCAAAAACCAATTCTACAACAGTGACATCTTTGTCAAACTTAACTTTTGAGAAGTTCAGCGTCAGCGTTTTTTCATGATTATAATCCATGTCAATTACAGCCTGATCATCTCCAATGATACTTGCTGAGCTGGGTTTCGTTGCCAATCCATAGATCTTTGTAAAACTTTTAACTTCTTCCAGATAAAGGAACAGCGATTTTTTTGAGGCTGATAAACCTGATTTTCCTTTATAATTTTCAAACGGAATTCCGTGGTCTGTTTCATAGACCGCTTTTTTGTTCTTAGAAGTCCATCTGCCTAGGTTTTTTAATATTTCGACCTGTTTTTCAGGTAAGGTTCCATCAGATTTTGGCCCGATATCAAGAAGAAGATTGCCTCCCATACTGATGACATCTGCCAGTGTGCGGATGATCATATTAGGCGTTTTGTAATGAGTGTCGTAAGGTTGATATCCCCAGGAGTCATTCATGGTATAGCAAAGCTCCCAGTACGGATGCAGAGGAGCAGTAACCGGAATACCCTGTTCAGGAGTATCATAGTCTCCATGATTATTGAGCCTGGAATTGATAATAATATTGGAATTGTATTTTTTAAGAAGATTCAGGGTCTGGGAAGATTCCCATTCTTCAGAAGTATGTTCCCAATCTCCGTCAAACCATAACAGATCGGGCTTGTATTGAGTTGAAAGCTCTGTAAGCTGAGTTTGATAATATTGAATAAAATTCTGCCATCGTTTTGGGTCATTTTTTATTTCATAACGTTTTTTTGTCCGCGTGTTGATGTCGTAATAAGGATGACTCCAGTCCGGAAGTGAAAAGTAAAGCCCCGTCTTCAATCCTGAATTTTTAAGAGAAGAAATGAAAGGACTTAAAACATCTTTTTTTGCTAAAGAATTATGAGGAATAGTAGTCGCATTTTCTGCTTTAGAGTTCCAAAGGGAAATACCGTCATGATGTTTTGTCGTAATGACTGCGTATTTGGCCCCCGATTCTTTAATCAGGTTTACCCATTGTTCAGGCTGATATTTTGAAGCTGAAAAACCATTCAGCTGTTTCATATAATTATCATGATTAATATAATTGTTGAAGAATGACCAGGATTCAGAGATTCCGTTCACGGAGTAAATTCCCCAATGAATAAAAATTCCCAGTTTGGCATTTTTGAACCATTCCATTTTATTGCTGTTTTCAACTGACTGAACCTGCGCATCGATACTTTTTGCTGATACGATCAATCCAAGGAAAACAGCTTTAATCAGACCATTTTTCATGTATATATTTATTTTAATATTAAATATAAATAAAGAATATTAGAGTATAGAATAGTTTGCTCTTATTTACTGATAATTCATCACAGAACGTTCCTTTTTTTGTTGTATCTTTATTCTGAGCCTATTTTTTTAAATGTTCTCTGTCAAATTAGAAGCGATATTTCCGAGGTTGTCCGCTGACAGATTGTCGTTAATGTAAGGGTTTACCAATGGTTCTGCTGCTATCGATATGAACATACATCGATCTCAGAAATGGAGAAAACTGTAACATAAAGACTGTTCAGAAGATAGTGCAGAAAGTAGAAAAGCAGGGGGATGATTATAAATGGAACACTTATTGTAAATTTATCTAAAAGAAATTATGAAAATTCCAACAATATTAATGGCTGGATTATTAGCAGCAGGAGTGTCTGCACAGACGACAAAACCTGCGGGTAAGACTAAAAAGCCTGTAAAGAAAGTAAAAAAAGCAACCAGTCCCGATACTCCTGAGAAACCAAAACCGGGGATTCCTAAAACGGTTGTAAAAAAAGATACCCTTGTTCTTCGCGGGCATGGCTGTCCGGCCTGCGGAATGGGATAAAAATGACAAAGCCACTATTGGGATTATCAATGATGCCGGAAACAGATTTTGTTTCTGCTGTTTTGCCACTGTTAGAGTCCAGTTCTGTGGATGTACTGGAGTGGTCATTTGATACTTTTTATGATGCAAAAGAGCCTGCCTGGCTGAATGAATTACTGAATTTTTATTCAGAAAATAACCGCCTGATCGGACATGGTGTTTATTACTCATTATTTGATGCCATATGGACCGAAAGGCAGGAGATTTGGCTTAAAAAATTAAAAGAAGAAGTTCATAAAAGAAATTATAATCATATCACCGAACATTTCGGTTTTATGAATACTGAAAATTTTCATCAGGGCGTACCTCTGCCCATATCCTTACACCCTAAAACATTACAGATTGGAAAAGACAGACTCTACAGGCTTCAGGATACCGTTAATATCCCTGTAGGCATAGAAAATCTGGCATTTTCCTTTTGCATAGATGATGTGAAGGAACAGGGAGTTTTTCTGGATCAGCTTGTAGAGGATACAAATGGTTTTCTTATTCTAGATCTTCATAATATCTATTGTCAGGCTTGTAATTTTGATGTTGGTATGCAGGAGATTATCAGTTTGTACCCTTTGCATAAAGTTAAGGAAATTCATCTTTCCGGGGGAAGCTGGCAGGAAAGTGCCTATGGAAAAAAGCAGATCAGGAGAGATACCCATGATGATCTTATTCCCGAAGAAATTGTATCTATTCTGCCTTCTGTACTGGCTCAGTGTCCTGATTTGGAATATATAATCATAGAAAGGCTGGGGAGTACAATAAAAACAGACAGTCAAAAGAAAGACTTTTTTAATGATTTTAAGAAGGTTGAAAAAATAACTGAAGCTTCAGATCATCAGATCTGTAAGAAAGATAACTGGTTGAAAAAAACTGTTGAATTTCCAGAAAAGCCAATAGAGGATTTGATTTTATATGAAGAACAGACCAGACTTACAAAGCTTCTTTTTGACAGTAAAGGATCTGGCATCATCAAAGAAGAGTCTTTTCATTATTTCAAAACTGAAAATTGGGATCCTGAAATGATACGCACTGCCAGTAATATTATTAAAAATTGGAATCCTTATTAATTTCGCTCTGATCACCACAAATTAAATGATATGAAAATGACAACATTAGTATTACTCATTACTGCTGTCCTTACTGCTTTAATAGGAGGGCTTTTTTATGCATATTCTTGCTCTGTAGTCCTGGGGCTTGGAAAGCTGTCAGATGCTGAATATCTGAAGGCTATGCAAAGTATAAATCGTGAAATTTTAAATCCCGTATTCTTTATGAGTTTTATAGGAACGGCCATTCTTCTTCCGATATCGGTTTTTCTGTTTCGTGGCCAGCAGCCTGTTTTTATCTTTCTTTTGATAGCGGCATTAGCTTATCTGATAGGCGTCTTTGGAGTTACAGTAGCCGGAAATGTTCCGATGAATGATACTTTGGATAAGTTTGATATATCCACTTCAACGGCAGAGGCTATTAAACAGATGCGTGACAACTTTGAAAGCCGATGGAATTTCCTGAATAATATAAGAACGTCTTTTTCCGTGATCAGTATAATTCTGGTGGTCTGTTCCTGTATCTGGAATAGAGAATTTTAAAAAAGAAGAATCATATAAGTGGAAATACTTAAAAACAAATTCAGTATTTCTACGGATGCGCAGGTTCTGTTTTATTCGGACCTTTGGGTTATAACAAGACAAAGAATAACATTTTTTAAATGTTGAAAAAAAATAATAACCAGGACGACTTAAATTCCACAAAGAAGAAAGGCAGCCAATGGCTGCCTTTCTTCTTTGTATAAATATCTTTTTTAGATCTTCAAAAGTTCAATCGTTCTTTCCGGGTTTTCTGTAGAAAATACAGCATTTCCCGCTACTAAAACATCAGCTCCGGCTTCAAATAATTTTGAAGCATTATCAAGATTAACTCCTCCGTCAACCTGAATAAGAGCTGTAGAATTGTTGCTTAAAATCAAATCTTTCGTTTCAGCAATTTTCTTGTACGTATTTTCAATGAATTTCTGCCCCCCAAATCCTGGATTCACACTCATTAGTAATACAAGGTCTACATCTGCAATAATGTCTTCAAGCATTAAAACGGGAGTAGAAGGGTTAAGAACTACACCTGCTTTAGCGCCTCTGCTCTGAATATGATGAATCGTTCTGTGAA
This genomic window from Chryseobacterium sp. MEBOG06 contains:
- the rsgA gene encoding ribosome small subunit-dependent GTPase A, coding for MKGKIIKSTGSWYQVLELDTNRIFEARIRGKFKLIKTRLTNPLAVGDFVEFQLEQDDIAWITKIEPRHNYLIRKSVNLSKEAHIIASNIDLACFIFTLKHPETSLGFLDRFLACCEAYNIKPLILFNKIDVLHEEEIEIVKDVEFIYQEIGYNTLEISSYSQLNLDQLQELLKDKTSVFFGHSGCGKSTLVNALQPGLNLKTSEISDTHLKGKHTTTFAQMHFWHFGGNVIDTPGVREFAMIDIQKEEVQHYFPEIFKKREECKFHNCLHVNEPKCAVIDALETEEIQHSRYATYIKLMDEAEEASQK
- a CDS encoding nucleoside-diphosphate kinase encodes the protein MSNITFTMIKPDAVADGHIGAILGKIAEGGFKIKALKLTQLTVADAKKFYEVHAERPFYGELVEFMSSGPIVAAVLEKDNAVEDFRTLIGSTNPADAAEGTIRKMFARSIGENAVHGSDSDENALIEAQFHFSGREIF
- a CDS encoding alpha-L-fucosidase — protein: MKNGLIKAVFLGLIVSAKSIDAQVQSVENSNKMEWFKNAKLGIFIHWGIYSVNGISESWSFFNNYINHDNYMKQLNGFSASKYQPEQWVNLIKESGAKYAVITTKHHDGISLWNSKAENATTIPHNSLAKKDVLSPFISSLKNSGLKTGLYFSLPDWSHPYYDINTRTKKRYEIKNDPKRWQNFIQYYQTQLTELSTQYKPDLLWFDGDWEHTSEEWESSQTLNLLKKYNSNIIINSRLNNHGDYDTPEQGIPVTAPLHPYWELCYTMNDSWGYQPYDTHYKTPNMIIRTLADVISMGGNLLLDIGPKSDGTLPEKQVEILKNLGRWTSKNKKAVYETDHGIPFENYKGKSGLSASKKSLFLYLEEVKSFTKIYGLATKPSSASIIGDDQAVIDMDYNHEKTLTLNFSKVKFDKDVTVVELVFDIPSIFLTDFKNEAIPLHQLLENKNTKLAVYDLINSFQNTDNLLSFSGLTSGGLDIKIKKTAKTNPEIINWISKNAEAIFETEKGLPGGHYSGMSALSKDKQTLYLFVEGIPSGPIAVKGIKNEISRIRIVGEGTLLSHDIYNKLYWSDRPGIIYIDIPKEKIDKNMTVIAVLLNKPLELYREKVGAIENNL
- a CDS encoding DUF692 family multinuclear iron-containing protein, translated to MTKPLLGLSMMPETDFVSAVLPLLESSSVDVLEWSFDTFYDAKEPAWLNELLNFYSENNRLIGHGVYYSLFDAIWTERQEIWLKKLKEEVHKRNYNHITEHFGFMNTENFHQGVPLPISLHPKTLQIGKDRLYRLQDTVNIPVGIENLAFSFCIDDVKEQGVFLDQLVEDTNGFLILDLHNIYCQACNFDVGMQEIISLYPLHKVKEIHLSGGSWQESAYGKKQIRRDTHDDLIPEEIVSILPSVLAQCPDLEYIIIERLGSTIKTDSQKKDFFNDFKKVEKITEASDHQICKKDNWLKKTVEFPEKPIEDLILYEEQTRLTKLLFDSKGSGIIKEESFHYFKTENWDPEMIRTASNIIKNWNPY
- a CDS encoding DUF1772 domain-containing protein; the protein is MTTLVLLITAVLTALIGGLFYAYSCSVVLGLGKLSDAEYLKAMQSINREILNPVFFMSFIGTAILLPISVFLFRGQQPVFIFLLIAALAYLIGVFGVTVAGNVPMNDTLDKFDISTSTAEAIKQMRDNFESRWNFLNNIRTSFSVISIILVVCSCIWNREF
- the rpe gene encoding ribulose-phosphate 3-epimerase: MKTKLIAPSLLSADFGNLQRDIEMLNRSQADWFHIDVMDGRFVPNISFGFPVMKTVQQHAKKFVDVHLMIVEPEKYVDEFINHGADLVSVHYEACTHLHRTIHHIQSRGAKAGVVLNPSTPVLMLEDIIADVDLVLLMSVNPGFGGQKFIENTYKKIAETKDLILSNNSTALIQVDGGVNLDNASKLFEAGADVLVAGNAVFSTENPERTIELLKI